The proteins below come from a single Arthrobacter sp. B1I2 genomic window:
- a CDS encoding SDR family oxidoreductase codes for MSTTDQICRVAVVTGAGSGIGREVVRQMLAEGYCVALAGRREAQLKETAGGHADALVVPCDVTRPDDVERLFAAARQEWGRVDVLFNNAGVFGPAAGVDEISLEDWNATVAVNLTGSMLCAAAAVRAMKGQKPQGGRIINNGSISAHSPRPRTVAYTVTKHAMTGLTKSIELDGRGYGITCGQIDIGNTATEIMDTIGVGSGALQADGSRKVEPMFPVADAARAVLMMANMPASASVGSVVVTAAGMPFIGRG; via the coding sequence ATGAGCACCACTGACCAGATCTGTAGAGTCGCCGTCGTCACCGGGGCCGGGTCCGGCATCGGCCGGGAGGTAGTCCGCCAGATGCTGGCCGAAGGCTACTGCGTGGCACTTGCGGGCCGCCGGGAGGCGCAGCTGAAGGAAACGGCTGGAGGGCACGCTGACGCACTCGTGGTGCCCTGCGACGTTACCCGGCCCGACGACGTCGAGCGGCTTTTCGCCGCAGCCCGCCAAGAGTGGGGGCGCGTGGATGTGCTCTTCAACAATGCCGGCGTATTTGGTCCGGCGGCCGGGGTGGACGAAATCAGCCTGGAGGACTGGAACGCCACCGTCGCCGTGAACCTCACCGGGTCCATGCTCTGCGCAGCGGCAGCAGTCCGGGCCATGAAAGGGCAGAAGCCCCAGGGCGGGCGGATCATCAACAACGGCTCGATTTCGGCGCATTCGCCCCGGCCACGGACCGTGGCCTACACCGTCACCAAGCACGCCATGACAGGCCTGACCAAGAGCATCGAACTGGACGGCCGGGGCTATGGCATCACCTGCGGACAGATCGATATCGGCAACACAGCCACGGAGATCATGGACACCATCGGCGTCGGCTCGGGGGCGTTGCAGGCGGACGGCAGCCGGAAGGTGGAACCGATGTTTCCCGTGGCGGACGCGGCGCGCGCAGTGCTGATGATGGCCAATATGCCGGCCTCGGCCAGCGTGGGATCGGTGGTCGTCACCGCAGCGGGCATGCCGTTCATAGGCCGCGGCTGA
- a CDS encoding endonuclease domain-containing protein — protein MNFLPFSIAEAERAGLATSRLFAADLYRPSRGLRVPKSAPPELAALVRTHTRQDAETFASLITAAQILGFPLPPWAEFRPDGGGPVTAAVEPVPWGKKSGSHFRQPGRFLHLSRKGGGSLPRRRGIAGHLLKVRDGDLIYIDGLRLTSIPRTWVDLGSVLPVDDLIVAGDAIISEHARNFGEPRRPMVPLAELRGFVDGANGIHGVRKAREALDRVRVGVDSPPETKLRLMLDGAGLPEFKPNCRVDDVFGRPVWTDLGSRRFRTCVEYEGLHHLSPEQQALDSYRDQRVVEAGWRQVKINRIDMERGPEWVVSRVSQALRKQGWQR, from the coding sequence TTGAACTTTCTGCCCTTTTCCATTGCGGAAGCTGAGCGTGCAGGCCTGGCAACGAGCAGACTTTTCGCTGCAGACCTGTACCGGCCCAGCCGCGGACTGCGCGTGCCGAAATCAGCGCCGCCGGAACTGGCAGCCCTCGTCCGCACGCACACCCGTCAGGACGCGGAAACTTTCGCAAGCCTGATAACCGCCGCCCAGATTCTCGGCTTTCCGCTGCCTCCCTGGGCGGAGTTCAGGCCGGACGGCGGCGGCCCTGTTACGGCCGCCGTGGAACCTGTGCCCTGGGGCAAGAAATCAGGCAGTCATTTTCGTCAGCCGGGGCGGTTCCTTCACCTCTCCAGGAAAGGCGGCGGCTCCCTTCCCCGGCGCAGAGGCATCGCCGGACATTTGCTGAAGGTCCGCGACGGAGACCTCATCTACATCGACGGGCTGCGACTGACATCAATTCCCCGGACCTGGGTGGACCTTGGTTCCGTCCTGCCGGTGGACGACCTCATCGTCGCGGGGGATGCCATCATCAGTGAGCATGCGAGGAATTTCGGTGAGCCCAGGCGCCCGATGGTGCCTCTGGCTGAGCTGCGGGGATTCGTGGATGGGGCCAACGGGATCCACGGCGTCCGGAAGGCGAGGGAAGCGCTTGACCGTGTGCGTGTAGGCGTCGATTCACCACCGGAAACGAAACTCCGCCTGATGCTGGACGGCGCCGGGCTTCCGGAGTTCAAGCCCAATTGCCGGGTGGACGACGTATTCGGGAGGCCGGTGTGGACGGATCTCGGAAGCCGGCGTTTCCGCACTTGCGTCGAATACGAGGGCTTGCACCACCTCTCGCCGGAGCAGCAGGCCCTGGATTCTTACCGGGACCAGCGCGTGGTGGAAGCGGGTTGGCGGCAGGTCAAGATTAATCGCATCGATATGGAGCGGGGGCCGGAGTGGGTGGTGTCGAGAGTCTCCCAGGCTCTGCGGAAACAAGGGTGGCAGCGGTGA
- a CDS encoding sterol carrier family protein codes for MAVARRRIDVLEGKAALKAWQEAARRPSDAPLPRTVLATAVRYSLEELTARAPGNSVEVRVPPFGVTQCVEGPRHTRGTPPNVIECDAATWLALVTGQLGWADAVAAHKVAASGLRADLSTLLPL; via the coding sequence ATGGCCGTAGCCCGCCGTCGTATTGACGTCCTGGAAGGCAAAGCAGCACTGAAGGCGTGGCAGGAAGCTGCCCGGCGGCCGTCGGATGCTCCCCTGCCGCGGACCGTCCTGGCCACTGCCGTCAGATACTCATTGGAGGAGCTGACGGCGCGTGCGCCGGGGAACTCGGTGGAGGTGCGTGTGCCGCCGTTTGGCGTCACCCAGTGCGTTGAGGGCCCGCGGCATACGCGCGGCACCCCGCCCAACGTGATTGAGTGCGACGCCGCCACCTGGCTTGCGCTGGTGACCGGCCAGTTGGGCTGGGCAGACGCCGTAGCCGCCCACAAGGTTGCTGCCTCGGGCCTCCGCGCGGACCTCTCGACGCTCCTGCCGCTCTAA
- a CDS encoding asparaginase — MPHNPHATFTVDSAVELAVIERSGFVESRHIGSAVLLSADGSVVTELGDINTPIFARSTLKPFQALASMQSGVPLRGAQVAIACGSHTGSLDHMDVVAGMLKAAGVREDQLQCPEAWPQDETARNWLVRSEKGKSRLAYNCSGKHAAFLWACTENGWDTHSYLEPNHPLQQRVRTVIEEYTGEKIAHLGIDGCGAPVAAVSLKGLARAYSHLAKAPGDQSFSARAATIATSMLDYPWAVQGRGEANTLVMDELEIIAKIGAEGVLAMATPQGVSVAVKILDGNVRATSLVALTLLAAAGAVEIPGVASALEQVVEPVLGGGRPVGKIRLGPAVSALLD; from the coding sequence ATGCCGCACAACCCGCATGCCACCTTCACCGTGGACTCCGCCGTCGAACTGGCCGTGATCGAGCGCAGTGGCTTTGTGGAGTCCCGGCACATCGGTTCAGCCGTCCTCCTGTCCGCCGACGGCTCGGTGGTCACCGAGCTCGGTGACATCAACACGCCCATCTTCGCGCGATCCACGCTCAAGCCGTTCCAGGCGCTGGCCTCCATGCAGTCGGGTGTTCCGCTGCGGGGTGCCCAGGTGGCCATTGCCTGCGGAAGCCACACGGGATCCCTGGACCACATGGATGTGGTGGCGGGCATGCTCAAGGCGGCCGGAGTCCGTGAGGACCAGCTGCAGTGTCCGGAAGCCTGGCCGCAGGATGAAACGGCCCGGAACTGGTTGGTGCGCTCGGAAAAGGGGAAGTCGCGGCTGGCGTACAACTGTTCCGGGAAGCATGCCGCTTTCCTCTGGGCCTGCACCGAAAACGGGTGGGACACGCACAGCTACCTGGAGCCGAACCATCCACTGCAGCAGCGGGTCCGCACCGTCATCGAGGAATACACCGGCGAGAAGATCGCGCACCTGGGGATCGACGGCTGCGGCGCCCCGGTGGCAGCTGTTTCCCTGAAAGGCCTGGCCCGGGCCTACTCCCACTTGGCCAAGGCTCCCGGCGACCAGAGCTTCAGCGCCAGGGCCGCCACCATCGCCACCTCCATGCTCGATTACCCGTGGGCGGTGCAGGGCCGCGGCGAAGCCAACACCCTGGTGATGGACGAACTGGAGATCATCGCCAAAATCGGGGCTGAGGGAGTCCTGGCCATGGCCACGCCCCAGGGGGTTTCCGTTGCGGTCAAGATCCTTGATGGAAACGTCCGCGCCACCTCGCTGGTGGCCCTGACCCTCCTTGCCGCGGCGGGGGCCGTGGAGATCCCGGGAGTTGCCAGCGCCCTGGAGCAGGTGGTTGAACCCGTGCTCGGCGGCGGCCGTCCGGTGGGGAAGATCAGGTTGGGCCCGGCGGTTTCCGCGCTCCTGGACTGA
- the purD gene encoding phosphoribosylamine--glycine ligase, with protein MKVLVIGPGGREHAIVRSLLADPNVSEVHAAPGNAGISKLVPTYKINGNDPEAVAELATRLGVDLVVVGPEAPLAAGVSDAVRDAGIPVFGPSKAAAQLEASKAFAKEVMAEAGVPTAMAMVAANAEEAASALDTFGAPYVVKDDGLAAGKGVVVTRDRDEALAHAQSCFDAGGSVVIEEFLDGPEVSLFVLCDGQNTVALSPAQDFKRIFDNDEGPNTGGMGAYTPLEWAPEGLVQEVLERVAQPTVNEMARRGTPFVGVLFVGLALTSRGTRVIEFNVRFGDPETQAVLARLKTPLGALLMAAAKGELDKAEELRWAKETAVAVVIASENYPDTPRTGDRIRGLKKVEELDGVHVIHAGTALDEEGKVVSAGGRVLAVVALGGDLVEAREKAYDGVELVKLDGSQFRTDIGRKAARGEIKVPYGATGAMPIVKAKA; from the coding sequence GTGAAGGTACTCGTCATTGGCCCCGGAGGCCGCGAACACGCCATTGTCCGCTCCCTGCTTGCCGACCCCAACGTGTCCGAGGTCCACGCGGCGCCGGGCAATGCCGGCATCAGCAAGCTGGTTCCCACATACAAGATCAACGGCAACGATCCCGAGGCGGTTGCGGAGCTGGCCACCCGGCTCGGCGTGGACCTCGTGGTGGTGGGGCCGGAGGCTCCGCTGGCCGCAGGCGTATCCGATGCCGTGCGCGACGCCGGTATCCCCGTGTTCGGGCCCAGCAAGGCAGCAGCCCAGCTGGAGGCGTCGAAGGCTTTTGCCAAGGAAGTCATGGCGGAGGCCGGCGTCCCCACGGCCATGGCCATGGTGGCCGCCAACGCCGAGGAAGCAGCATCGGCACTGGACACCTTCGGCGCCCCGTACGTGGTGAAGGACGATGGGCTCGCCGCAGGCAAGGGCGTGGTGGTCACCCGGGACCGCGACGAAGCCCTGGCGCACGCGCAGTCCTGCTTCGACGCCGGCGGCTCGGTGGTCATCGAGGAATTCCTGGACGGCCCGGAAGTCTCCTTGTTTGTCCTCTGCGATGGGCAGAACACGGTGGCGCTCTCGCCCGCCCAGGACTTCAAGCGCATCTTCGACAACGACGAAGGGCCCAATACCGGCGGCATGGGCGCCTACACGCCGCTCGAGTGGGCCCCCGAGGGACTGGTGCAGGAAGTCCTTGAACGGGTAGCCCAGCCCACCGTCAACGAAATGGCCCGCCGCGGCACTCCGTTCGTCGGCGTGCTGTTCGTCGGCCTGGCCCTCACGTCGCGCGGCACCCGCGTCATCGAATTCAACGTCCGCTTTGGCGACCCCGAAACCCAGGCGGTCCTCGCCCGGCTCAAGACCCCCCTCGGTGCGCTGCTCATGGCAGCCGCCAAGGGCGAACTGGACAAGGCAGAAGAGCTGCGTTGGGCCAAGGAAACCGCCGTCGCCGTTGTTATCGCCTCGGAGAACTACCCGGACACACCCCGCACCGGCGACCGCATCCGCGGGCTCAAGAAGGTGGAGGAACTCGACGGCGTGCACGTCATCCACGCCGGAACTGCCCTGGATGAGGAAGGCAAAGTAGTGTCCGCCGGCGGGCGGGTCCTGGCCGTCGTCGCCCTGGGCGGCGACCTGGTGGAGGCACGCGAGAAAGCGTACGACGGCGTCGAGCTGGTCAAGCTGGACGGATCCCAGTTCCGCACCGACATCGGACGCAAAGCCGCCCGCGGGGAAATCAAGGTGCCGTACGGTGCCACGGGCGCGATGCCCATCGTGAAAGCAAAGGCCTGA
- a CDS encoding phosphoribosylaminoimidazolesuccinocarboxamide synthase — MTATPENRGYATKTLDLPGWTHIYSGKVRDLYEPADESILQRLGQDCVLVVASDRISAYDHVLSSEIPDKGRILTQLSLWWFDQLGVEHHVLGSTLEDGVPAEVEGRAMICKKLDMFPVECIARGYLTGSGLQEYKASGTVCNIPLPEGLVDGSRLEHAIFTPSAKALVGEHDENITYDAVVALVGDDIAGRLSELTLKIYTTAEKITRERGIILADTKVEFGYDAVSGSITLGDEVLTPDSSRFWDAATYKPGQAQPSYDKQYVRDWLTSAGSGWDRSSDTPPPALPADVVERTRSRYVEAYEKITGEKFS; from the coding sequence ATGACTGCAACCCCAGAGAACCGCGGCTACGCCACCAAAACCCTGGACCTGCCGGGCTGGACGCACATCTACTCCGGCAAGGTGCGCGACCTCTACGAACCCGCCGACGAGTCCATCCTGCAGCGCCTTGGGCAGGATTGCGTGCTGGTGGTGGCCAGCGACCGGATCAGCGCCTACGACCACGTGCTGTCCAGTGAAATCCCGGACAAGGGGCGGATCCTCACCCAGTTGAGCCTCTGGTGGTTCGACCAGCTGGGTGTGGAACACCACGTGCTCGGTTCCACATTGGAGGACGGTGTGCCGGCTGAGGTCGAAGGGCGGGCCATGATCTGCAAGAAGCTGGACATGTTCCCGGTGGAGTGCATTGCCCGCGGCTACCTCACGGGTTCCGGGCTGCAGGAATACAAGGCCTCCGGTACGGTGTGCAACATTCCGCTGCCGGAAGGGCTGGTGGACGGGTCCAGGCTCGAGCACGCCATCTTCACGCCCTCGGCGAAGGCCCTGGTTGGTGAGCACGACGAGAACATCACCTACGACGCCGTGGTGGCCCTGGTGGGGGACGACATCGCCGGCCGACTGAGCGAGCTGACGCTCAAGATCTACACAACGGCGGAAAAGATCACCCGGGAGCGCGGCATCATCCTGGCCGACACCAAGGTGGAGTTCGGCTACGATGCGGTTTCAGGGTCAATCACCCTGGGCGACGAGGTGCTGACCCCGGATTCCTCGCGTTTCTGGGACGCCGCCACCTATAAGCCGGGCCAGGCCCAGCCTTCCTACGACAAGCAGTATGTGCGGGACTGGCTGACCTCGGCCGGGTCCGGCTGGGACAGGTCCTCGGACACCCCTCCGCCGGCGCTGCCCGCGGACGTGGTGGAGCGTACCCGGAGCAGGTACGTCGAAGCGTACGAGAAGATCACCGGCGAGAAGTTTTCCTAG
- a CDS encoding helix-turn-helix domain-containing protein encodes MGNGFGEKLRAERLERGLTQAELGKDLYSPSYISLLETGRREPTAEVIEELARRLELAPKALEAWSQPISVSDAEYVLAGLYARQAWDLRDYPLAASHAATAAKIALEGRNTSAWWNMTYMQAECLIKQGNWREAQKIMEHLLEHPMARESAGLAVRAHQMLAGIYQGQGQLSLAVDQGIQAVDLCKQLPKGSTLIINAHHALIGALAESGRLDEAWKYCQAMIDHVDELSMSQLAGEVAWVVGNVAFMRHDYAEGVKHHERAARLLSPANDIELWARFNKASAAVRLSSGIVEPETLSSIERAELALSIVGGNKSDQLEVAFIRARWLYLTGDIVAAVEKLREIHAERGELAKHTAGEVSLLLGKSLKASGETEEALVHLEEAQKAFAAAGAQDRVQQALDAILEIKLAQKRAEAAAKAS; translated from the coding sequence GTGGGCAACGGGTTCGGAGAAAAACTCCGCGCGGAGCGCCTTGAGCGTGGACTGACGCAGGCCGAACTGGGCAAGGACCTGTATTCACCCAGCTACATTTCGCTGCTCGAAACCGGCCGCCGGGAACCGACGGCTGAAGTAATTGAAGAATTGGCGCGGAGGCTGGAGTTGGCGCCCAAGGCTCTGGAGGCGTGGAGCCAACCTATTTCCGTGAGCGACGCTGAATACGTCCTGGCAGGCCTCTACGCACGGCAGGCGTGGGACCTTCGTGACTATCCCCTGGCAGCAAGCCATGCTGCCACAGCTGCGAAGATTGCCCTTGAGGGGCGAAACACCAGTGCGTGGTGGAACATGACGTACATGCAGGCTGAATGCCTCATCAAGCAGGGAAACTGGCGCGAAGCGCAGAAGATCATGGAGCACCTGCTGGAGCACCCCATGGCCAGGGAATCGGCTGGCCTTGCCGTTCGGGCCCACCAGATGCTGGCCGGCATCTACCAGGGACAAGGCCAGCTTAGCCTTGCCGTGGACCAGGGGATCCAGGCTGTGGACCTCTGCAAGCAACTCCCAAAGGGCTCCACCCTGATCATCAACGCCCATCATGCTCTGATCGGTGCTCTCGCTGAAAGCGGACGGCTGGACGAGGCCTGGAAATATTGCCAGGCGATGATCGATCACGTTGACGAGCTGTCAATGAGCCAGCTTGCCGGAGAGGTGGCGTGGGTTGTAGGAAACGTGGCTTTTATGCGCCACGACTACGCGGAAGGCGTCAAGCACCACGAGCGGGCTGCCCGCCTGCTCTCTCCCGCCAACGACATCGAACTGTGGGCACGGTTCAACAAGGCCTCCGCAGCCGTTCGGCTTTCCTCGGGCATCGTGGAGCCGGAGACGCTGTCATCAATCGAGAGGGCAGAACTGGCGTTGTCCATTGTCGGTGGAAACAAGTCAGATCAGCTCGAGGTCGCGTTCATTCGAGCCCGCTGGCTGTACCTGACCGGAGACATCGTTGCCGCCGTCGAAAAACTTCGCGAAATCCACGCCGAGCGTGGGGAGCTCGCCAAGCACACAGCCGGGGAGGTCTCACTGCTGCTTGGCAAGTCCTTGAAGGCCTCTGGAGAAACCGAGGAGGCGCTGGTGCATCTCGAGGAAGCCCAGAAGGCCTTCGCTGCGGCAGGTGCACAGGACAGGGTCCAGCAGGCGCTGGACGCGATCCTTGAGATCAAACTGGCACAGAAACGGGCCGAGGCGGCTGCGAAAGCCAGCTGA
- a CDS encoding ABC transporter ATP-binding protein encodes MSSATFGTANEDNAHLSKSDSRAVRRRSLALLGSLIRPVRVRFWLTIAMVVLSQAARVAGPALIAFGIDHALPAIQAGDNLPLVITGVAYLLAAITTAGLTALYVTSTARLSQAMLLDLRVRVFRHTQRLSLEFHERYTSGRIIARQTSDLEALRELLDSGVSSLASGMLFMAFTAVTIFALDWRSGLLVLAAGVPMFFLSRWYQKHSQIAFRESRVVSARLIVHFVETMTGIRAVKAFRKEKENSERYGKLAEDYRLVTVRSINLNGIFQPGLVLIGNVCVAVVLLFGGFRVLGGDLAVGVLLALILSTKRFFQPVDQMAMFYNSFQSAQAALEKVSGLLEEVPTVRPPKNPVALPSATGRIDFRGVEFRYGDGPLVVPRLDLQIPAGQTVALVGQTGAGKSTLAKLIARFYDVTSGTLTLDGVDLRALATSDLRRNIVMVTQEAFLFSGSVADNIALGRPEASRAEIEEAAKAVGAHEFILELPEGYDTDVNKRGGRVSSGQRQLISFARAFLAKPAVLILDEATSSLDIPSERLVQAGLARLLAGTEAARRTALIIAHRLSTVETADRVLVVHDGRIVEDGTPEELIGGGGRFADLHGAWKESLV; translated from the coding sequence ATGAGCAGCGCAACGTTCGGCACCGCCAACGAAGACAACGCCCACCTCAGCAAGAGCGACAGCAGGGCCGTCCGGCGGCGGTCACTCGCCTTGCTGGGCTCGCTGATCCGTCCGGTGCGGGTACGGTTCTGGCTGACCATCGCCATGGTGGTCCTTTCCCAGGCCGCACGGGTGGCAGGCCCTGCGCTGATCGCCTTCGGGATCGACCATGCCCTTCCCGCCATTCAGGCCGGCGACAACCTCCCACTGGTGATCACCGGCGTCGCCTACCTCCTGGCAGCCATTACGACGGCGGGGCTCACCGCCCTGTACGTCACCTCCACTGCGCGCCTTAGCCAGGCGATGCTGCTGGACCTGAGGGTGCGCGTGTTCCGGCACACGCAGCGGCTCAGCCTGGAGTTCCACGAAAGGTACACTTCCGGCCGGATCATCGCCCGGCAAACCTCGGACCTGGAGGCACTGCGCGAACTCCTCGATTCGGGGGTCAGCTCCCTCGCCTCGGGAATGCTCTTCATGGCCTTTACCGCCGTCACCATCTTTGCCTTGGACTGGCGGAGCGGCCTGCTGGTGCTGGCTGCCGGCGTGCCCATGTTCTTCCTGTCCCGCTGGTACCAGAAGCACTCCCAGATCGCCTTCCGTGAATCCCGCGTGGTCTCCGCCCGGCTGATCGTGCATTTCGTGGAAACCATGACCGGCATCCGCGCAGTGAAGGCGTTCCGCAAAGAGAAGGAAAACTCGGAGCGCTACGGGAAACTCGCCGAGGACTACCGCCTGGTCACCGTCCGCTCCATCAACCTCAACGGCATCTTCCAGCCGGGCCTGGTGCTGATCGGCAACGTCTGCGTGGCCGTCGTCCTGCTCTTCGGCGGATTCCGCGTACTGGGCGGCGACCTGGCCGTGGGCGTACTCCTGGCCCTCATCCTCTCCACCAAGCGGTTCTTCCAGCCGGTGGACCAGATGGCCATGTTCTACAACTCGTTCCAGAGCGCGCAGGCAGCCCTGGAGAAGGTGTCCGGACTCCTCGAAGAGGTGCCCACGGTCCGGCCCCCGAAGAACCCGGTGGCCCTGCCCAGCGCCACTGGGCGCATTGACTTCAGGGGCGTCGAGTTCCGCTACGGTGACGGCCCGCTGGTGGTCCCCCGCCTGGACCTGCAGATCCCGGCCGGGCAGACCGTGGCGCTGGTGGGGCAGACCGGTGCAGGAAAGTCCACCCTGGCCAAACTCATTGCCAGGTTCTACGACGTCACGTCAGGCACACTGACCCTTGATGGCGTGGACCTTCGTGCCCTGGCCACTTCCGACCTCCGCCGTAACATCGTGATGGTGACCCAGGAAGCTTTCCTGTTCAGCGGCTCGGTGGCGGACAACATCGCTTTGGGCCGGCCGGAAGCGTCCCGTGCGGAAATAGAAGAGGCGGCCAAGGCAGTGGGCGCCCACGAGTTCATCCTGGAACTCCCCGAAGGCTACGACACGGACGTCAACAAGCGCGGCGGCAGGGTTTCCTCCGGGCAGCGGCAGCTGATCAGCTTCGCCAGGGCTTTCCTGGCCAAGCCGGCAGTCCTGATCCTGGATGAGGCCACGTCCTCTTTGGACATCCCGTCCGAACGCCTTGTGCAGGCCGGGCTGGCCCGGCTGCTCGCCGGCACGGAGGCGGCACGCAGGACGGCGCTGATCATCGCGCACCGGCTGTCCACAGTGGAGACGGCTGACCGCGTCCTGGTGGTGCACGACGGACGGATCGTGGAGGATGGCACCCCTGAGGAATTGATCGGCGGCGGCGGGCGCTTCGCCGACCTGCACGGGGCGTGGAAAGAGTCCCTGGTCTAA
- a CDS encoding ABC transporter ATP-binding protein: protein MAKQTPFFRSISRLYPHVRPIIPRLLLGLLCALLASIVALTIPQVLRVLVNTVLQPGGSPDAVWTSAAVILVLGVAEAGLVALRRQFVINPATTVETRMRVSLYDHLQDLTVSFHDRWGSGQLLSRAMTDLNFLRRWMAFGAIMLVVTTLTVIIGIAAMFAMSWQLALIFLAAAVPITINSFRFRTRFSKVARRSQDQAGDLATTVEESVHGIRVLKAFGRSREALENFNEQAEELRQTEIEKARHQATFTMVVTLLPELALGAGLVVGVMLCASGQLSIGALVAFFATAAVIASPVEFSGMLLAMALTAKTAVDRHYEVMDTENTITSPAEPRNPSELAGALHFNNATFAFEDAPDKPILKDINLDVRPGETMALVGITGSGKSALIQLVPRLYDVTSGAITIDGIDIRDFDVEELRRVVGVAFEDTTLFSNSVRDNVLLGAPVRSEEVLDEALDVAQAHFAYSLPEGVDTLIGEEGLSLSGGQRQRIALARAIAARPRVLVLDDPLSALDVHTEELVEARLREVLKDTTTLIVAHRPSTVALADRVALLEDGRITAVGTHTELLASNHHYRYVIASLDPEPRDLDSELSALEDQAEEVTR from the coding sequence ATGGCCAAGCAGACTCCATTTTTTCGATCCATCAGCCGTCTTTATCCGCACGTCCGGCCGATCATCCCCAGGCTCCTGCTGGGGCTCCTTTGCGCTCTCCTGGCCAGCATCGTGGCCCTGACCATCCCCCAGGTGTTGAGGGTCCTGGTCAACACTGTTCTGCAGCCAGGGGGCAGCCCGGACGCGGTCTGGACTTCTGCAGCCGTGATCCTGGTCCTCGGCGTCGCCGAAGCGGGACTGGTGGCGCTGCGCCGGCAGTTCGTCATCAACCCTGCCACCACCGTTGAGACCCGGATGCGGGTGTCCCTGTACGACCACCTGCAGGACCTGACGGTCTCCTTCCACGACCGGTGGGGCTCCGGCCAGCTGCTGTCCCGGGCCATGACGGACCTCAACTTCCTGCGCCGATGGATGGCCTTTGGCGCCATCATGCTGGTGGTTACCACCCTTACCGTGATTATCGGCATCGCGGCCATGTTCGCCATGAGCTGGCAGCTGGCCCTGATCTTCCTCGCCGCCGCCGTTCCCATCACCATCAACAGCTTCCGGTTCCGCACCCGGTTCAGCAAGGTGGCACGGCGCAGCCAGGACCAGGCCGGCGACCTCGCCACCACCGTGGAGGAATCGGTCCACGGCATCCGCGTGCTCAAGGCATTCGGCCGCAGCCGCGAGGCCCTGGAAAACTTCAATGAGCAGGCGGAGGAACTGCGCCAGACCGAGATCGAAAAGGCGCGCCACCAGGCAACGTTCACCATGGTGGTCACCCTGCTTCCCGAGCTCGCGCTGGGAGCCGGGCTGGTGGTGGGAGTCATGCTGTGCGCCAGCGGGCAGCTGAGCATTGGTGCCCTGGTGGCGTTCTTCGCCACCGCGGCTGTCATCGCCTCCCCTGTGGAGTTCTCCGGCATGCTCCTGGCCATGGCACTGACTGCCAAGACCGCCGTCGACCGCCACTACGAAGTTATGGACACGGAGAACACCATCACCAGCCCGGCCGAGCCCCGCAACCCAAGCGAACTGGCCGGTGCGCTCCACTTCAACAACGCCACCTTTGCCTTCGAGGACGCACCGGATAAGCCAATCCTGAAGGACATCAACCTGGACGTCCGGCCCGGTGAAACGATGGCCCTGGTGGGCATCACCGGCAGCGGCAAAAGCGCGCTGATCCAGCTGGTGCCCCGCCTGTATGACGTCACCAGCGGTGCAATCACCATCGACGGAATCGACATCCGGGACTTCGACGTGGAGGAACTGCGCAGGGTCGTGGGCGTGGCCTTCGAGGACACCACGCTCTTCTCCAACTCCGTACGGGACAACGTCCTGCTCGGCGCCCCGGTCCGCTCCGAGGAGGTCCTGGACGAAGCGCTCGACGTGGCGCAGGCGCACTTCGCGTACTCCCTGCCCGAGGGCGTGGACACGTTGATCGGCGAGGAAGGCCTGAGCCTGTCCGGCGGACAGCGCCAGCGGATCGCCCTGGCACGCGCCATCGCCGCCCGCCCACGCGTCCTTGTCCTGGACGATCCGCTGTCCGCCCTGGACGTGCACACCGAGGAACTGGTGGAGGCGCGGCTCCGCGAGGTCCTGAAGGACACCACCACCCTGATCGTGGCCCATCGGCCGTCCACTGTGGCCCTCGCTGACAGGGTGGCCCTGCTCGAGGACGGCCGCATCACCGCCGTCGGAACGCACACGGAACTCCTGGCCAGCAACCACCATTACCGGTACGTCATCGCCAGCCTGGACCCGGAACCGCGGGACCTGGACTCCGAACTGTCGGCACTGGAAGACCAGGCTGAGGAAGTGACCCGATGA